GTCCTTTTTCAGCGCCGACGTGGACGGGAAGGTGTCACGTCGGGAGGTCCCCCGGTTGAGCGAGAATCGAAAGCACGCGCGGGTCGGCACCCACCTGCGCTGCTGGTGCGAGGGTGAGAACGTGACCCTGTATGCACGCATCGCCAACCTGAGCGAGGGCGGCCTCTTCCTGAGGACGAGCACCCCGCTGGCGGCGGGGACGCGGGCGCAGGTGAGGCTCACGCAGCAGGCGACGGACACGCAGTTGCAGGCGCAGGCCACGGTCGTCTGGTTGCGGCAGGAAGAGCAACCCGCCGGCCGCCCCCCGGGCATGGGCCTGAGATTCGAAGCGTTGGACGCGGACGCACTGACGAGTCTGCGGCGCATCATCTCCCAGCAGCAAGCCCACCCCTAGGGTCCCCATGCGCATCGCCGTCATCTCCGACATCCACTCCAACATCGAGGCCCTCACGGAGGTGCTGAGGGTGGCGGAGCACCAGAAGGTGGACCGCTTCGTGTCGCTGGGGGACATCGTCGGTTATGGGGCGTCCCCCAACCCGTGCTGTGACCTGGTGCGCTCGGTGGCGGAGATCACGCTCCTGGGCAACCACGACGCCGCGGTGGCGGGGCGGATGGACTACTCGTACTACTACGACGCCGCCCGGCACGCGCTCGACTGGAGCGCCAACGTCATCTCCGACGAGAACCTGGCCTGGCTGCGCAGCCTCCCGTACACGTACCGCATTGGCGAGGTGGGCTTCTGCCACGGGTCGCCCATCGACCCGAAGGCGTACGAGTACATCTTCGCGCTGGAGCAGGCGCGGGAGCTGACGCCGTACGTGGCGGAGCTGCCGGAAGTGACCTTCATCGGCCACAGCCACCTGTGCCGCGCGTTCGCCATTGGCAACGGCGAGGTGAACGACGTGGTCGCGCAGAAGTTCGTGCTGCGCAAGGGCTACAAGTACATCGTGTCCGTGGGGAGCGTGGGCCAGCCGCGCGACTACGACAACCGGGCCTGCTTCGTCATCTGCGACACGGACGCGCGCACGGTGGAGTACCTGCGCGTGGAGTACGACATCGAGACCTCCGCGCAGAAGATCTTCGACGCGGACCTGGCGCTCAACTTCGGCAAGCGGCTGTTCCTGGGCGTGTAGGCCGGACCCGCCGCCCCATGCGGAAAAGGGGCGCGGCCGGATGGAAGGTGGCATAAACCGGGGCCGTGCGCCCCCAGGTCCCCCGTCCGATGCGGCCCTTCATGGGCCTTGGCCTCGCAGCATTGCTCCTCGTCAGCGGGTGCAG
The sequence above is drawn from the Corallococcus sp. NCRR genome and encodes:
- a CDS encoding TIGR02266 family protein → MSENRKHARVGTHLRCWCEGENVTLYARIANLSEGGLFLRTSTPLAAGTRAQVRLTQQATDTQLQAQATVVWLRQEEQPAGRPPGMGLRFEALDADALTSLRRIISQQQAHP
- a CDS encoding metallophosphoesterase family protein, which encodes MRIAVISDIHSNIEALTEVLRVAEHQKVDRFVSLGDIVGYGASPNPCCDLVRSVAEITLLGNHDAAVAGRMDYSYYYDAARHALDWSANVISDENLAWLRSLPYTYRIGEVGFCHGSPIDPKAYEYIFALEQARELTPYVAELPEVTFIGHSHLCRAFAIGNGEVNDVVAQKFVLRKGYKYIVSVGSVGQPRDYDNRACFVICDTDARTVEYLRVEYDIETSAQKIFDADLALNFGKRLFLGV